In a single window of the Pandoraea pulmonicola genome:
- a CDS encoding winged helix-turn-helix domain-containing protein, which yields MFDSHLMVLTHADTQVHLTANESELLLMLLQGIATKAAVMKRVWESKGVVVTDSSYHQLVRAVRQRLEEHGISGALVKTLPRQGLRFMGSMKPIDTTVPPVPEPRAPSSLPTPLKNDSECPDSAAEPPYPSSQPASPDVSEQTTNTRPSTDLPPHSGPLAKTSRWFRKRGRWFAAIALPCAMVLTWQTLASPSRLTFRHGETIDGITYHSTNGVSAKALIDALEIKLKPGDQVYELPLGDNRWLAVCPESIHDAPELCETYFARGASSMH from the coding sequence ATGTTCGACAGCCATTTGATGGTACTCACGCATGCCGATACTCAAGTCCACCTGACCGCGAACGAGTCCGAGTTGTTGCTCATGCTGTTGCAGGGTATTGCGACCAAAGCAGCAGTAATGAAGCGCGTCTGGGAAAGCAAGGGAGTCGTCGTGACCGACAGCAGCTATCACCAGCTTGTGCGAGCGGTGCGTCAACGCCTCGAGGAACACGGAATCAGCGGTGCGCTGGTCAAGACACTTCCTCGCCAAGGTCTGCGTTTCATGGGATCGATGAAGCCCATCGACACCACGGTACCTCCCGTGCCTGAACCGCGTGCTCCCTCGAGCCTTCCCACGCCGCTGAAAAATGACAGCGAATGCCCCGACTCCGCAGCCGAGCCTCCGTACCCGAGCAGTCAACCGGCGTCGCCTGACGTATCCGAACAGACAACGAATACCCGCCCCTCTACTGACCTCCCGCCCCATTCCGGCCCGCTGGCAAAAACCTCCCGCTGGTTTCGCAAGAGAGGGCGGTGGTTCGCCGCAATCGCTCTGCCATGCGCAATGGTGCTGACTTGGCAGACGCTGGCGTCACCATCGAGACTGACTTTCAGGCACGGCGAAACCATCGACGGGATCACCTATCATTCCACCAACGGCGTGAGCGCCAAGGCATTGATCGATGCCCTCGAGATCAAGCTAAAACCGGGCGACCAGGTCTACGAATTGCCGCTTGGCGACAATCGCTGGCTCGCAGTCTGCCCCGAGTCCATCCATGACGCGCCGGAACTATGCGAAACGTATTTCGCACGAGGCGCATCGTCCATGCATTAA
- a CDS encoding helix-turn-helix transcriptional regulator, giving the protein MGEATEIHRICPTIKRGDVNVLVCSYEFESDPLPDGLYLLGKLRREHPELHIFVLANFLPGSPLARYVRRLGVANLFFKSQVNSHGLVAAMRSTLSGQTQLVDESLDAEARPACTSLAARMDTLSKCQLEVLRYHLRGWSDPRIALRRKRTAKTVSNQRNQALQKLGLSNARPHIRDEALLTLWPWLVG; this is encoded by the coding sequence GTGGGTGAAGCCACCGAAATTCACCGCATCTGCCCGACAATCAAGCGCGGGGACGTCAACGTGCTGGTGTGCTCTTATGAATTCGAATCGGATCCCCTTCCGGACGGACTCTATCTGTTGGGCAAACTCCGTCGCGAGCACCCAGAACTTCACATTTTTGTTCTGGCGAATTTTCTACCGGGAAGCCCCCTTGCCAGATATGTGAGGCGTCTGGGCGTGGCTAACCTGTTTTTTAAATCCCAAGTGAACTCGCACGGCCTCGTCGCCGCAATGCGATCCACGCTGTCCGGCCAAACCCAACTGGTTGACGAGTCATTGGACGCCGAAGCCCGTCCAGCATGCACCTCGCTAGCCGCGCGCATGGACACGCTATCGAAATGTCAACTTGAGGTGCTCAGGTACCATCTCCGCGGATGGAGCGACCCGCGCATCGCATTGCGAAGAAAGCGGACAGCTAAAACCGTGAGCAATCAGCGCAATCAGGCGCTCCAGAAACTCGGTTTGTCCAACGCACGTCCTCACATCCGTGACGAAGCGCTCTTGACACTTTGGCCATGGCTGGTTGGCTAA
- a CDS encoding 2OG-Fe(II) oxygenase, translating to MLMNEVNKAMAEAVEVLNLPGPKLNDSPSHIDIDGLRMKVVARSNYPEIVVIENILDDDECSSLIAMASHRLERSTVCDENSGGRIDERRTSHGVFLSAGDCELVRKVDERIAKLLNWPINQMEDLQILRYEVGEQYEPHYDFLGVNSREALSARGQRIATLVIYLKEPECGGGTVFPMVPLEIYPRQGSGIFFAYPDPKTHRSKRTFHGGSPVIKGSKWVATKWLRIGKFEE from the coding sequence ATGTTGATGAATGAAGTGAATAAGGCGATGGCAGAGGCGGTGGAAGTATTAAATCTACCTGGTCCGAAATTGAATGACTCTCCATCGCATATTGATATTGATGGCCTTAGGATGAAGGTCGTCGCGCGATCGAACTATCCGGAAATAGTAGTTATCGAAAATATCCTGGATGATGATGAGTGCAGTTCATTGATTGCCATGGCTTCTCATCGACTGGAAAGATCCACAGTGTGCGATGAAAATTCCGGCGGACGTATTGATGAGAGGCGAACCAGTCACGGTGTCTTTTTATCTGCGGGCGACTGCGAGCTAGTGCGCAAGGTGGATGAGCGGATAGCGAAGTTGCTTAACTGGCCAATTAACCAGATGGAGGATCTTCAGATCCTGCGTTACGAAGTTGGCGAGCAGTACGAGCCTCACTACGATTTTCTTGGGGTTAACTCCCGTGAAGCGCTTTCCGCTCGTGGGCAGCGCATAGCGACCCTCGTCATATACCTGAAGGAGCCGGAATGCGGCGGGGGAACAGTATTTCCCATGGTGCCTCTGGAGATTTACCCCAGGCAAGGAAGTGGCATTTTCTTTGCGTACCCTGATCCGAAGACGCATCGGTCGAAGCGAACGTTTCATGGTGGATCCCCTGTGATCAAGGGAAGCAAATGGGTGGCAACCAAATGGTTGCGTATTGGAAAGTTCGAGGAATGA